In Chitinispirillales bacterium, one DNA window encodes the following:
- the ftsY gene encoding signal recognition particle-docking protein FtsY has protein sequence MGVLSRLFEGMSKTRNKIAQTAGDLGKEISDDFYELLEDALICADVGADVSADLVKKLREEVAIMDYKYTKDAYELFKKIVARELLIVKPPEEFPPKPWTILVVGVNGVGKTTTIGKLAKEFRSDSKSVMLAAADTFRAGAIEQLKIWSQKSDCDFISQHDGSDAASVVFDAMGAAKKRGTDVLIIDTAGRLHNKTNLMNELEKIVRVLKKANPCTPNEVLLVVDATTGQNAVNQAKVFNETVHLTGFVITKLDGTAKGGIAISLTKRFGIPIQKIGVGEGIDDLQKFVPEDYAEAMLGELE, from the coding sequence ATGGGGGTTCTTTCAAGATTATTCGAAGGAATGTCAAAAACAAGGAATAAAATAGCGCAGACAGCCGGAGATTTGGGAAAAGAAATTTCCGACGATTTTTACGAGTTATTAGAAGATGCGTTAATTTGCGCAGATGTCGGCGCTGACGTTTCGGCGGATTTGGTGAAAAAATTACGGGAAGAAGTCGCGATTATGGACTACAAATATACAAAAGACGCTTATGAATTATTTAAGAAAATCGTTGCCCGTGAATTGCTTATTGTGAAACCGCCGGAAGAATTTCCACCGAAACCCTGGACGATTTTGGTCGTTGGAGTGAACGGCGTCGGGAAAACGACTACCATAGGAAAATTGGCGAAAGAATTTCGCAGCGATAGCAAGAGCGTTATGCTGGCTGCGGCTGATACTTTTCGCGCGGGAGCGATAGAACAATTAAAAATATGGTCGCAAAAGTCTGACTGCGATTTTATTTCGCAGCACGACGGGAGCGATGCGGCTTCGGTCGTGTTTGACGCGATGGGCGCTGCAAAAAAACGCGGTACCGACGTTTTAATAATTGACACGGCCGGTCGGCTTCACAATAAAACAAATTTGATGAACGAATTGGAAAAAATAGTACGAGTTCTCAAAAAAGCAAACCCCTGTACCCCTAACGAAGTACTTTTGGTCGTTGATGCGACCACGGGGCAAAATGCGGTAAATCAGGCTAAAGTTTTCAACGAAACCGTGCATTTGACCGGCTTTGTGATAACCAAACTTGACGGTACGGCAAAGGGCGGAATTGCAATTTCGCTAACGAAACGATTCGGCATTCCAATACAAAAAATCGGTGTGGGAGAGGGGATTGACGACTTGCAAAAATTCGTTCCTGAAGATTATGCGGAGGCAATGCTTGGCGAGTTGGAATAA